The following are encoded together in the Juglans microcarpa x Juglans regia isolate MS1-56 chromosome 2D, Jm3101_v1.0, whole genome shotgun sequence genome:
- the LOC121249778 gene encoding zinc-finger homeodomain protein 9-like has protein sequence MDITPTITNTISATKSPEADSETPTRIQPSSKPLSFSNGVLKRHNPHHHHHHLTTPQLVVTYKECLKNHAASLGGHALDGCGEFMPSPSATPVDPTSLKCAACGCHRNFHRREPEDPIPTSATTHVIEYQPHHRHHPPPPPPTVSNRSPNSASPPPISSSYYPSAPHMLLALSGGLSVQPESAAGPTNPMVSPSPNARKRFRTKFSQEQKEKMHQFAERVGWKMQKRDQELVQEFCNEIGVEKGVLKVWMHNNKNTFGRRDADDTAGNRNTNNILEQTHNNGNDNGNEDDDNNNETNNLGENPNHYQSDSGAHGANGSSSSS, from the coding sequence ATGGACATAACGCCCACCATCACCAACACCATTAGTGCTACCAAATCCCCAGAAGCTGACAGTGAGACACCAACTCGGATCCAACCCTCCTCCAAGCCCTTATCTTTCTCCAACGGTGTACTCAAACGCCACAatcctcaccaccaccaccaccacctcaccACTCCACAGCTGGTTGTCACCTACAAAGAATGCCTAAAAAACCATGCAGCATCCTTAGGAGGACACGCTTTAGACGGTTGCGGCGAGTTCATGCCCTCCCCTTCTGCCACTCCCGTTGACCCAACATCACTCAAATGCGCTGCCTGTGGCTGCCACCGCAATTTCCACCGTCGCGAGCCCGAGGACCCTATCCCCACCTCCGCCACCACCCATGTCATCGAGTACCAGCCCCACCACCGCCATCAccctcctccaccaccaccgaCTGTCTCAAATCGAAGCCCCAATTCAGCCTCCCCACCGCCGATCTCCTCCTCCTACTACCCCTCCGCGCCCCACATGCTTTTGGCTTTGTCTGGTGGCCTTTCAGTTCAACCGGAGAGTGCAGCTGGGCCTACTAACCCTATGGTCTCGCCGAGCCCAAATGCAAGAAAGCGGTTCAGGACCAAGTTCAGCCAGGAACAGAAAGAAAAGATGCACCAGTTTGCGGAGAGAGTTGGATGGAAGATGCAAAAGAGAGACCAGGAATTGGTACAAGAGTTCTGCAATGAAATTGGGGTGGAAAAGGGTGTTCTAAAGGTGTGGATGCATAACAATAAGAACACCTTTGGGAGGAGAGATGCGGATGATACAGCTGGGAATAGGAACACCAACAACATTCTTGAGCAAACCCACAACAACGGCAACGACAACGGAAACGAGGACGACGACAACAACAACGAAACCAACAACCTCGGCGAGAACCCGAATCACTACCAGAGTGACAGCGGGGCTCATGGTGCTAATGGGTCTTCCTCATCTTCttga